One genomic region from Microcystis panniformis FACHB-1757 encodes:
- the ligA gene encoding NAD-dependent DNA ligase LigA yields MTIPLEIQQRCQQLKTELQRASYAYYVLDDPFIPDSVYDQLYRELEDLEKRYPQLITPDSPTQRVGDKISSQFVSVRHNIPLYSLENAFNLEELNKWGNRWQRYVNETQDTEYVCELKIDGSALALTYENGFLVRGVTRGDGVTGEDITPNVRTIRSIPLRLNIDNPPAIVEVRGEAFLPLDTFDKINQEREEKRESLFANPRNAAAGTLRQLDPKIVDKRRLQFFAYTLHLDDNHITTQWQSLDRLETLGFLVNPHRQLCPSLQQVAQYYQDWQEKRHQLAYMTDGVVVKINDLQRQNRLGFTQKFPRWAIALKYPAEEVPTVVKDIIVNVGRTGAVTPMAVMEPVQVAGTTVQRATLHNSDRVAELDIRIGDTVIIRKAGEIIPEVVRILPELRPPQTLPFQMPTNCPECQSPLVRPVGEAVTRCVNSSCPAILRGSVVHWASRDALDIRGLGEKVVILLIEQGLVTTISDLYSLEKTEIAKLDRMGDKSALNLITAMAQSKNQSWSRVLYGLGIRYVGSVNAKILAESFRTVEELANASVTDLASVYGIGEEIAQSVYDWFKIAANRDLVAKLQAAGLQFAAAAKTTTTKATLAGKTFVITGTLPTLKREEAKELIEKAGGKVTGSVSKKTDYLVLGEAAGSKLEKALELGITQLTEAQLLELVEVGKV; encoded by the coding sequence ATGACTATCCCCTTAGAAATCCAACAACGTTGCCAACAACTAAAAACAGAACTACAAAGAGCCAGTTATGCTTATTATGTTCTTGATGATCCTTTTATACCCGATAGCGTTTATGATCAACTTTATCGGGAATTAGAAGACCTAGAAAAGCGTTATCCCCAATTAATCACCCCCGATAGTCCCACCCAAAGAGTCGGAGATAAAATCTCTAGTCAATTTGTTTCTGTTCGTCATAATATTCCCCTGTATAGTCTCGAAAATGCCTTTAACCTCGAAGAATTAAATAAATGGGGCAACCGTTGGCAAAGATATGTAAATGAAACCCAAGACACGGAATATGTGTGTGAATTAAAAATCGATGGTTCCGCGTTAGCTTTAACCTACGAAAACGGCTTTTTAGTCAGAGGTGTTACCAGAGGGGATGGAGTCACTGGCGAAGATATTACCCCCAATGTGCGGACAATTCGCTCTATTCCTTTACGCTTAAATATAGACAATCCCCCGGCAATTGTGGAAGTGCGCGGCGAAGCTTTTTTACCCCTCGATACCTTTGATAAAATCAATCAAGAAAGAGAAGAAAAAAGGGAATCTCTCTTTGCTAATCCCCGCAATGCAGCAGCCGGAACCCTACGACAATTAGATCCGAAAATAGTTGATAAAAGACGCTTACAATTTTTTGCCTATACCCTGCATTTAGACGATAACCATATCACTACTCAATGGCAATCCTTAGATAGATTAGAAACCCTGGGATTTCTGGTTAATCCCCACCGTCAACTCTGTCCATCCCTGCAACAAGTGGCACAATACTATCAAGATTGGCAAGAAAAACGTCATCAATTAGCCTACATGACCGATGGTGTCGTAGTCAAAATCAACGATTTACAGCGACAAAATCGGTTAGGATTCACCCAAAAATTCCCCCGGTGGGCCATCGCTTTAAAATATCCTGCCGAAGAAGTCCCCACAGTAGTTAAAGATATTATCGTCAATGTGGGACGCACCGGCGCGGTTACACCCATGGCGGTGATGGAACCGGTACAGGTAGCAGGAACCACCGTACAAAGGGCTACTTTACATAATAGCGATCGAGTGGCCGAATTAGATATCCGCATCGGTGACACGGTAATTATCCGCAAAGCGGGGGAAATTATCCCAGAAGTGGTGAGAATCCTGCCCGAATTGCGTCCTCCCCAGACTTTACCCTTCCAGATGCCCACTAATTGCCCTGAATGTCAATCTCCCCTAGTCCGTCCGGTGGGGGAAGCGGTGACGCGCTGTGTCAATAGTTCCTGTCCGGCGATTTTGCGGGGAAGTGTAGTACATTGGGCCAGTCGCGATGCTCTCGATATTCGGGGATTAGGGGAAAAAGTGGTGATTTTGCTGATTGAACAGGGATTAGTTACCACCATTTCTGACCTCTACAGCCTCGAAAAAACGGAAATTGCCAAATTAGACCGAATGGGCGATAAATCAGCCTTAAATTTGATTACAGCTATGGCTCAGAGCAAAAATCAAAGCTGGTCGAGGGTACTTTATGGGCTAGGGATTCGCTATGTGGGCAGCGTTAACGCCAAAATTCTCGCGGAAAGTTTTCGGACTGTGGAGGAGTTAGCTAACGCCAGCGTGACTGATTTAGCTTCTGTCTATGGTATCGGTGAAGAAATCGCTCAATCGGTCTATGATTGGTTTAAAATCGCCGCTAATCGGGATTTAGTCGCTAAATTACAAGCGGCTGGTTTACAATTTGCCGCAGCAGCAAAAACCACCACCACGAAAGCGACTTTAGCAGGGAAAACCTTTGTGATTACTGGCACTTTACCAACTCTCAAACGGGAGGAAGCGAAAGAATTAATCGAAAAAGCCGGGGGGAAAGTGACGGGTTCTGTGAGCAAAAAAACCGATTATTTAGTGCTAGGAGAAGCGGCGGGTTCTAAGCTAGAAAAAGCCCTAGAATTGGGCATTACTCAGCTAACCGAAGCACAATTACTCGAATTAGTCGAAGTCGGAAAAGTCTAG
- a CDS encoding Uma2 family endonuclease, whose product MIATQQKKYTFAEYLNYQDSTDNKYELFNGELISMPPASGFHALILAFLYDYLMAEIKRLNLTWKVMPATVGIRTDKAKSRIPDLMILTAEQCQEIRNMTTAVIEFPPLLVVEIVSPNNADDDYRYKRSEYAVRGIPEYWIIDPMSLKISVLTLISGFYELAEFHKEDRIISVTFPDLQLTPQMVFAQ is encoded by the coding sequence ATGATTGCTACCCAACAAAAAAAATATACCTTTGCAGAATATTTAAATTATCAGGACTCCACAGATAATAAATACGAATTATTTAACGGAGAATTAATTTCTATGCCTCCCGCTAGTGGCTTTCATGCTCTAATTCTTGCCTTTCTTTATGATTATTTAATGGCAGAAATTAAAAGATTAAATCTAACTTGGAAAGTCATGCCTGCTACGGTGGGAATTCGCACCGATAAAGCTAAATCGAGAATTCCAGACTTAATGATTTTAACTGCCGAACAATGTCAAGAGATTAGAAATATGACCACAGCAGTGATTGAATTTCCTCCCTTATTAGTTGTAGAAATTGTTAGCCCCAATAATGCCGACGATGACTACCGTTATAAACGTTCAGAATACGCAGTGAGAGGCATTCCTGAATACTGGATTATCGATCCTATGTCCCTAAAAATATCAGTTTTAACCCTGATTTCGGGATTTTATGAACTGGCAGAATTTCACAAAGAAGATAGAATAATATCGGTGACATTTCCCGATTTACAATTAACTCCTCAAATGGTTTTTGCCCAGTAG
- a CDS encoding Uma2 family endonuclease, giving the protein MIATKEKLYTFAEYLNYQDSTDNKYELFNGELISMPPASGFHALILRYIFKVLEREIERLQLDWQVMPATVGIRTDKAKSRIPDLMILTAEQCQEIRNMTTAVIEFPPLLVVEIVSPGNADDDYRYKRSEYAVRGIPEYWIIDPMALKISVLTLISGFYELAEFNNEDRIKSVTFPDLKLTPQMVFAQ; this is encoded by the coding sequence ATGATTGCTACCAAAGAAAAATTATATACCTTTGCGGAATATTTAAATTATCAGGACTCCACAGATAATAAGTACGAATTATTTAACGGAGAATTAATTTCTATGCCGCCCGCTAGTGGCTTTCATGCTTTGATACTTAGATATATATTTAAGGTGTTAGAAAGGGAAATAGAGAGGCTACAATTAGACTGGCAAGTTATGCCCGCTACGGTGGGAATTCGCACCGATAAAGCTAAATCGAGAATTCCAGACTTAATGATTTTAACTGCTGAACAATGTCAAGAGATTAGAAATATGACCACAGCAGTGATTGAATTTCCTCCCCTGTTAGTTGTAGAAATTGTTAGCCCGGGTAATGCCGATGATGACTACCGTTATAAGCGTTCAGAATACGCAGTGAGAGGCATTCCTGAATACTGGATTATCGATCCTATGGCTCTAAAAATATCGGTTTTAACCCTGATTTCGGGATTTTATGAACTGGCAGAATTTAACAACGAAGATAGGATAAAATCGGTAACATTTCCCGATTTAAAATTAACTCCTCAAATGGTCTTTGCACAGTAA
- a CDS encoding aminopeptidase P N-terminal domain-containing protein: protein MGIDRREFQQRRQQVMEKIGHGTAIFRSAPMAVMHNDVEYTYRQDSDFFYLTGFNEPEAVAVLAPHHPEHQFILFVQPKDPEKETWTGYLHGVEGAKEIFAADEAYSIEELEEKLPQYLEKAERIYYHLGRDKTFNTNVLNHWQKLIATFPRRGTGPTALEDTNFILHPLRLLKTEAELDNIRKATAISAQAHNRAREFTKVGHYEYQIQAEIEHTFRLEGGMGPAYPSIVASGANACILHYINNNRQVQENELLLIDAGCAYNYYNGDITRTFPVNGKFTPEQKIIYEIVLEAQLKAIEVVKTGNPYNLFHDTAVRTIVEGLVDLGLLIGDIDEIIKEEKYKPFYMHRTGHWLGLDVHDAGGYKVNEETWQTLQPGHVLTVEPGIYIAPDIKPAEGQPEVPEKWRGIGIRIEDDVLVTATGNEVLTATVPKKVEDIES, encoded by the coding sequence ATGGGCATCGATCGCAGAGAGTTTCAGCAGCGTCGTCAGCAGGTAATGGAAAAAATCGGCCATGGAACCGCAATTTTTCGCAGTGCGCCCATGGCGGTCATGCACAATGACGTAGAATACACCTATCGTCAGGATAGTGACTTTTTTTACCTGACAGGATTTAATGAACCGGAGGCGGTGGCGGTTTTAGCACCCCATCACCCCGAACATCAGTTTATCCTGTTCGTGCAGCCAAAAGACCCCGAAAAAGAAACCTGGACTGGCTATCTCCACGGTGTGGAAGGAGCAAAGGAGATTTTTGCTGCTGATGAGGCCTATTCTATCGAAGAATTGGAGGAAAAATTACCCCAATATCTCGAAAAAGCCGAACGAATTTATTATCATCTCGGCCGGGACAAAACTTTTAATACAAATGTTCTCAATCACTGGCAAAAATTAATCGCCACTTTTCCCCGTCGCGGCACCGGACCGACTGCTTTAGAGGATACTAATTTTATTCTCCATCCTTTGCGCTTGCTGAAAACCGAGGCCGAATTGGACAATATTCGCAAAGCAACCGCTATTTCAGCACAGGCACATAATCGCGCCAGAGAATTCACAAAAGTTGGTCACTATGAGTATCAAATTCAAGCGGAAATTGAGCATACTTTTCGCCTAGAAGGGGGTATGGGTCCTGCTTATCCTTCTATTGTCGCTAGTGGTGCTAATGCCTGTATTCTGCACTATATCAACAATAATCGCCAAGTACAAGAAAATGAGCTTTTATTAATTGATGCTGGTTGTGCCTACAATTACTATAACGGTGATATTACCCGCACTTTTCCCGTTAATGGTAAATTTACCCCTGAACAAAAAATTATCTATGAAATTGTTCTGGAAGCTCAATTAAAGGCGATTGAAGTGGTGAAAACTGGTAATCCTTATAATCTTTTTCATGACACAGCCGTGAGGACAATTGTGGAGGGATTAGTAGATTTAGGGCTATTGATCGGCGACATTGATGAGATAATTAAAGAGGAAAAATATAAGCCTTTTTATATGCACAGAACCGGCCATTGGTTAGGATTAGATGTCCATGATGCGGGAGGTTATAAAGTTAACGAAGAAACTTGGCAAACTTTGCAACCCGGTCATGTTTTAACCGTGGAACCCGGTATTTATATCGCCCCCGATATTAAACCTGCTGAAGGACAGCCGGAAGTGCCAGAAAAATGGCGGGGTATCGGTATCCGTATCGAAGATGATGTGTTAGTTACTGCCACAGGAAATGAGGTTTTAACTGCAACAGTTCCCAAAAAAGTTGAGGATATCGAATCTTGA
- a CDS encoding PhzF family phenazine biosynthesis protein: MPTYSYYTADVFSDRIFGGNPLAVFPEASGLTRTQMQKIAAEFNFSETVFVFPPETPQGTKKVRIFTPSTELPFAGHPTVGTAYILALIAAISPHQETTIYLEEGVGLVPVKILMEGEKPVYSELKVAQLPELVTDNHALDDLAAILSLSVADFLPGYPPRAFSCGLPFLFIPVKNRDVLGKIRVNLTLWSSLLGQSPANSLFVCCFDPESPQSRIYGRMFAPGLGVMEDPATGSAVAALAGYLGGLESSREGMNQWTIIQGVEMGRPSSLQLKFQKNNRSITEVSVGGASVLVCQGKMIIPDGETKSDINRSL; this comes from the coding sequence GTGCCTACCTATTCCTACTATACCGCCGATGTTTTTAGCGATCGCATTTTTGGCGGTAATCCCCTGGCGGTTTTTCCGGAAGCGTCTGGATTAACCCGCACCCAGATGCAAAAAATCGCCGCCGAATTTAACTTCTCGGAGACAGTCTTCGTTTTTCCGCCAGAAACGCCCCAAGGCACTAAAAAAGTCCGGATTTTCACCCCCAGTACCGAATTACCCTTTGCTGGTCATCCTACCGTCGGCACAGCCTATATTTTAGCCCTAATCGCTGCTATTTCCCCCCACCAAGAAACCACGATTTATCTAGAGGAAGGAGTCGGTTTAGTACCGGTGAAAATTCTCATGGAGGGGGAAAAACCAGTCTATAGTGAGTTAAAAGTGGCACAATTGCCGGAATTAGTGACGGATAATCATGCTCTCGATGATTTAGCGGCGATTCTTTCCCTCAGCGTTGCCGATTTCCTACCCGGTTATCCCCCCCGCGCCTTTTCCTGCGGTCTCCCTTTTTTATTCATCCCCGTCAAAAATCGAGATGTTTTGGGGAAAATCAGAGTTAATCTAACTCTCTGGTCATCATTATTAGGTCAATCCCCTGCTAACTCCCTTTTTGTCTGCTGTTTTGACCCAGAATCACCCCAATCTCGTATTTATGGCCGAATGTTTGCCCCCGGTTTGGGAGTTATGGAAGATCCCGCCACTGGTTCGGCTGTGGCCGCTTTAGCGGGCTATCTAGGCGGGTTAGAATCTTCTAGGGAAGGGATGAATCAATGGACGATAATCCAAGGAGTGGAAATGGGCAGACCCAGCAGTTTACAATTAAAGTTTCAGAAAAACAACCGGTCAATCACGGAAGTTTCTGTGGGTGGTGCATCAGTTCTAGTCTGCCAAGGCAAGATGATAATTCCCGATGGGGAAACAAAAAGTGATATAAACAGGTCATTGTGA
- a CDS encoding FkbM family methyltransferase, with protein MITSYQELQKKLSLSLHDLNNLADKFRESYDIIVSSNEINENHGVGVLLKRIFPDTSGIVSLRTTNLYGGEQDFGVHNFCLDVRGCSYGEILLKIQNLFVHLKPKRVLVIPYFVEDFYVAIALKALFQVPVCTYLMDDQNIYVRAVADGIVKQLIDSSDLILGISQPLCQAYSKKYERKIWFVPPLVESYLIPPEITVPDSMARGILIGNIWSQTWLENLRQLCRESQIKLDWYGNPNRQWLQFQEAELEQDGIFFKGYCSQDALIYYLRQAPFAIVPTASSENEQDRPEFACLSLPSRIPFITAVANTPIIIVGREDSAAAQFVKEFDLGTVCDYKAQSLLTEIEKLRRESNQLRLRYSSQKLAKSLKADHFDDWLWRSLEQGKPIDNRFEQFEKNSLKCSVIVTASEVNQSHGTGALVRRIFPDDSEIISIRSDNHYGGEQQFGVLSFHLDHKKMSRPAIFQSILQTLGHHQVQKVFCVPYYASDILTSIAIKELFNVPLATYIMDDQNICVQEISDDLMKEFLSKCSVRFATHPELRDAYENKYGYKFWLLPAIVPHRLISSEVAEVSPQRCQEKWGALLGSIWSPQWFQSLLESIQGAGIKLDWYGNSNYYWLKESAAELEKWGLYSQGLYPEEQLGQQLQAYPFVIVPTGTMDERDDRTELSRLSLPGRIIFNLATANTPVILLGSNKTSAANFINRFQIGVVCDYTPESLAAAVDHVLNPENQQRMRENAVKVAAKFSDQDINDWVWQSLEKEQAADDRFEAILPRSPIDLVHFIEPPVPKKIYKDYMPVYQVMRRLRGQKYQPDFVVDVGASHGIWSHTASQLFPEARFILIDPLISKYEQSARNYYICNIPKAELLEIAISNQAGQLSFQVSPDLYGSSLLTPADFRNYETITVAVKTLDQVATDQQISGRGILKLDVQCAEHIVLEGAKEFIAQVDLVVAELSFIRYDQNALVFNEMLNLLDQLGFRYYDETGEWRSPIDGTLLQKEVVFIRQDLLVPETSRKIENSPSQA; from the coding sequence ATGATCACCTCTTATCAGGAACTACAAAAAAAACTTAGTTTGTCGTTACACGACTTAAATAATCTTGCCGACAAATTCCGAGAAAGTTATGATATTATAGTATCTTCAAACGAAATCAATGAGAATCACGGTGTCGGGGTTCTTTTAAAGAGAATTTTCCCTGATACCAGTGGGATAGTCTCCTTACGAACCACTAATCTCTACGGAGGAGAGCAAGATTTTGGAGTCCATAATTTTTGTCTGGATGTGCGAGGTTGTTCCTACGGGGAAATTTTATTAAAGATCCAAAATTTATTTGTTCATTTAAAACCGAAAAGAGTCCTAGTAATTCCCTACTTTGTCGAAGATTTTTATGTGGCCATAGCCCTAAAAGCCCTCTTTCAAGTACCCGTTTGTACCTACCTGATGGATGATCAAAACATCTATGTCAGGGCTGTGGCCGATGGGATTGTTAAGCAATTAATCGATAGCAGCGATCTAATTTTAGGCATTTCTCAGCCTCTTTGTCAAGCCTATAGTAAAAAATACGAAAGAAAAATTTGGTTTGTACCGCCCCTAGTAGAAAGTTATTTAATACCCCCAGAAATTACCGTCCCCGATTCTATGGCAAGAGGGATTTTGATCGGTAATATCTGGTCTCAGACTTGGTTAGAAAATCTCAGGCAATTATGTCGAGAATCCCAGATCAAATTAGATTGGTATGGCAATCCTAATCGTCAATGGTTGCAATTCCAAGAAGCAGAGTTAGAACAAGATGGTATCTTTTTTAAAGGTTACTGCAGCCAAGATGCTCTCATCTACTACTTACGTCAAGCCCCTTTTGCAATCGTTCCCACCGCCAGTTCTGAAAACGAGCAAGATCGTCCCGAATTCGCCTGTTTGAGTTTACCTTCCCGCATTCCCTTTATTACCGCCGTTGCTAATACTCCGATCATTATTGTTGGTCGTGAAGATAGTGCCGCCGCTCAGTTCGTCAAAGAATTCGACCTAGGAACTGTCTGTGATTATAAAGCTCAAAGCCTATTAACAGAAATAGAGAAACTGCGAAGAGAAAGCAATCAACTGCGGCTCCGTTATTCCAGTCAAAAATTAGCCAAAAGCTTAAAAGCCGATCATTTTGATGATTGGCTCTGGAGATCGTTAGAACAGGGAAAACCCATCGATAATCGCTTTGAACAATTCGAGAAAAATAGCCTTAAGTGCAGTGTGATCGTCACCGCTAGTGAAGTCAATCAAAGTCACGGGACAGGAGCCTTGGTCAGAAGAATCTTTCCCGATGATAGCGAGATTATTTCCATCCGTTCCGATAATCACTATGGCGGTGAACAACAATTCGGGGTCTTAAGCTTCCATCTTGACCATAAGAAAATGTCGCGACCGGCGATATTTCAATCAATTCTACAAACTCTCGGACACCATCAAGTCCAAAAAGTTTTTTGTGTCCCCTACTATGCCAGCGACATTCTGACATCGATCGCTATTAAGGAATTATTTAATGTTCCCCTTGCCACCTACATCATGGACGATCAGAATATCTGCGTTCAGGAGATATCCGATGATTTGATGAAAGAGTTTTTAAGCAAATGTTCCGTTCGTTTTGCCACCCATCCCGAACTCCGCGACGCTTACGAGAATAAGTACGGCTACAAATTTTGGCTCCTACCAGCGATCGTTCCTCACCGTCTAATTAGTAGTGAAGTTGCCGAAGTTTCTCCCCAACGCTGTCAAGAAAAATGGGGAGCTTTATTAGGGAGCATTTGGAGTCCTCAATGGTTTCAATCTCTTTTAGAGAGTATTCAAGGAGCAGGAATTAAACTAGATTGGTATGGCAATTCTAACTATTATTGGCTTAAAGAATCTGCCGCAGAATTAGAAAAATGGGGACTTTATAGCCAAGGACTTTATCCCGAAGAACAACTAGGACAACAACTACAAGCATATCCCTTTGTTATTGTTCCCACCGGAACCATGGACGAAAGAGATGATCGGACAGAATTATCTCGTCTTAGTTTACCTGGCCGGATTATTTTTAACCTCGCCACCGCTAACACCCCAGTAATTCTTTTAGGCAGTAATAAAACCTCGGCCGCTAACTTTATTAATCGCTTTCAAATTGGTGTGGTTTGTGATTATACGCCTGAAAGTTTGGCAGCAGCCGTGGACCACGTTCTTAACCCCGAAAATCAGCAAAGAATGCGAGAAAATGCCGTTAAGGTAGCGGCAAAATTCTCTGATCAAGATATTAACGATTGGGTGTGGCAGTCCCTAGAAAAAGAACAAGCAGCCGATGACAGATTTGAAGCGATTTTACCTCGATCGCCGATCGATTTAGTTCACTTTATTGAGCCACCCGTCCCCAAAAAGATTTATAAAGACTATATGCCAGTTTATCAAGTCATGCGACGTTTACGAGGGCAAAAATATCAGCCCGATTTTGTGGTTGATGTGGGAGCTTCCCACGGTATTTGGTCTCATACCGCTAGTCAATTATTCCCAGAAGCTCGCTTTATCCTCATCGATCCGCTAATCTCAAAATACGAGCAATCGGCCAGAAATTACTATATCTGTAATATTCCTAAAGCGGAATTACTAGAAATTGCCATCTCTAATCAAGCTGGTCAGTTAAGTTTTCAAGTTTCCCCCGATTTGTACGGTAGTTCCTTACTTACTCCCGCCGATTTTAGAAACTATGAAACGATTACAGTGGCGGTAAAAACCCTCGATCAGGTGGCGACAGATCAGCAAATTTCTGGCAGAGGAATATTAAAATTAGACGTGCAATGTGCCGAGCATATCGTCTTAGAAGGAGCCAAAGAATTTATCGCTCAGGTGGATTTAGTCGTTGCTGAACTCTCCTTTATTCGCTATGATCAGAACGCTCTCGTCTTCAATGAAATGCTTAATCTTTTGGATCAGCTTGGTTTCCGTTATTATGACGAAACCGGCGAATGGAGATCCCCCATTGATGGCACACTCCTCCAAAAGGAAGTGGTTTTTATTCGCCAAGATTTGTTAGTTCCTGAAACTAGCCGCAAAATTGAAAATTCTCCCAGTCAAGCTTAA
- a CDS encoding FkbM family methyltransferase, with product MIKQLLAKNKIVQRFKAVKDLFLEKLDSLSHVQLEQIQKLEKLEKLEKLNQLDPLAFKVEQLNNSTEQIRQENTETKRKADLLLENQAFLLKFSVDIIKNIQVLTEQLQTNHSQSQKQHELTLDTFQKIASQSQKQNELTLDTFQKIASDVRLDSQKHNDIILDSFQRIYEAYQQQSDAVFGTIQKIQENLHQISEDNRQIFEDIHSQKYKVITDQQYFQDLDIELMTYLYSYLPHRLAVDIGANRGDVSSRLLQAGYQVYAFEPFPAVIDKLKNRLGDHPNFRLFPFALGSENQTQELHIATDETPDNTYQDASFYSSLTKHSLSEGLVFTDTIPVTVKTLASLQDAEELPKDIGLVKIDTEGFDLEVIKGMGNYRYPVVVAEFWDKNFPFGRSGAMNQLPDLVKAMKERDYHWHLVIYRIWGSSDVSYYCNSAYSLDNSWGNVFFFQDYQVFHQALLWCASVMPATYFSA from the coding sequence ATGATCAAACAATTATTAGCCAAAAATAAAATAGTTCAGCGATTTAAAGCAGTCAAAGATTTATTTCTAGAAAAACTTGATTCACTCAGTCATGTCCAACTGGAACAAATCCAAAAACTGGAAAAACTGGAGAAACTGGAGAAACTTAATCAGCTTGATCCCTTAGCTTTTAAGGTTGAGCAACTCAATAACTCCACGGAGCAAATCCGACAAGAAAATACAGAAACCAAGCGAAAGGCTGATTTATTACTGGAAAATCAAGCTTTTTTACTGAAGTTTTCCGTAGATATAATTAAAAATATTCAAGTCTTGACGGAACAACTCCAGACAAATCACAGCCAATCTCAAAAACAGCACGAATTAACTCTCGACACTTTCCAAAAAATAGCCAGCCAATCTCAAAAACAGAACGAATTAACTCTCGACACTTTCCAAAAAATAGCCAGCGATGTGAGATTAGACTCCCAAAAACATAATGATATAATTCTCGATTCTTTCCAGAGAATTTATGAAGCTTACCAACAGCAAAGTGATGCTGTTTTTGGAACCATACAAAAAATACAAGAAAATCTCCATCAAATCAGCGAAGACAACCGCCAAATCTTTGAAGATATTCACTCTCAAAAATATAAAGTAATTACGGATCAACAATATTTTCAAGATTTAGACATCGAATTAATGACTTATTTATATTCCTATCTTCCCCATCGTCTTGCAGTAGATATTGGCGCTAATCGAGGCGATGTTTCTAGTCGTCTCCTACAAGCTGGTTATCAAGTTTATGCCTTTGAACCTTTTCCTGCTGTAATCGATAAGCTCAAAAATCGCCTCGGTGATCATCCTAACTTTCGGCTTTTTCCCTTTGCTCTCGGTTCCGAAAATCAAACCCAAGAACTCCATATAGCAACCGATGAAACCCCAGACAACACCTATCAAGATGCCAGCTTTTATAGCAGTTTAACTAAGCATTCTCTTTCCGAAGGTTTAGTATTTACCGATACTATTCCCGTTACTGTTAAAACCCTAGCTAGTCTCCAGGATGCCGAGGAATTACCTAAAGATATTGGTTTGGTTAAAATTGACACAGAAGGCTTTGATTTAGAAGTAATCAAAGGTATGGGTAACTATCGTTATCCCGTGGTAGTTGCGGAATTTTGGGATAAAAATTTCCCCTTTGGTCGTTCGGGAGCGATGAATCAATTACCAGATTTAGTCAAGGCAATGAAAGAAAGAGATTATCATTGGCATCTAGTTATCTATCGTATTTGGGGCAGTTCCGACGTTAGTTATTACTGTAATTCTGCCTATTCCCTCGATAATTCCTGGGGCAATGTTTTCTTTTTCCAAGATTATCAGGTCTTTCATCAAGCCTTACTTTGGTGTGCTTCCGTTATGCCAGCCACCTACTTTTCAGCTTAA
- a CDS encoding class I SAM-dependent methyltransferase — translation MASKFQEYVSQSVSVEGFFMEQAAITWDCLLNYQTNHNIKGNFLEIGVWKGKSAILSCLHANPEETCLLVDLIMFDEAQELLKNLHSNSNFYRCKSQNFWQNEANLHQFFSSCRWLHIDGAHSGSACFNDLQIANQLLSEEGIICIDDFFNPSYPQVTAAVFNFLAQFPFSLKIFLCGFNKGYLARPYYCDNYLRYLLENFHNDLSMINYSEKITLYKTSMPGDFNCFGMREYQGKKIVGLDEDDSKIFI, via the coding sequence ATGGCAAGTAAATTTCAAGAGTATGTCAGTCAATCAGTTTCGGTTGAGGGATTTTTTATGGAGCAAGCCGCCATAACTTGGGATTGCTTACTAAATTATCAAACCAACCATAATATCAAAGGTAATTTTTTAGAAATAGGAGTGTGGAAAGGAAAATCAGCTATTTTATCTTGTCTTCATGCTAACCCAGAAGAAACCTGTCTATTAGTTGACTTGATTATGTTTGACGAAGCCCAAGAGCTTCTCAAGAATTTACACTCTAACAGTAATTTTTATCGATGTAAATCTCAAAATTTTTGGCAAAATGAAGCTAATCTTCACCAGTTTTTTTCCAGCTGTAGATGGCTCCACATAGATGGTGCCCATTCCGGTTCTGCTTGTTTTAACGATTTACAGATTGCTAACCAGCTTTTGAGTGAGGAGGGAATAATTTGTATTGATGACTTTTTTAATCCCAGTTATCCCCAGGTGACAGCCGCAGTTTTTAACTTTCTCGCTCAATTTCCTTTTTCTCTGAAAATTTTCCTGTGTGGTTTTAATAAAGGTTATTTAGCTCGCCCCTACTACTGCGACAACTATCTTCGTTATTTATTGGAGAATTTTCATAATGATTTATCGATGATAAACTATTCAGAAAAAATCACTCTCTACAAAACCTCTATGCCAGGAGATTTTAACTGCTTTGGTATGCGTGAATATCAAGGCAAAAAAATTGTGGGACTAGATGAAGATGACAGCAAAATCTTCATCTAG